Proteins encoded together in one Planctomyces sp. SH-PL14 window:
- the nth gene encoding endonuclease III: MAIPKKTSRKPRKSRARVDESQRVRTIVDTLAKTYGDVTCALTHRNAFELLAATILSAQCTDERVNQQTPILFKAYPTPEKLAKAKTEDVEQIVKPLGFFRAKAANLMGMAKKLVEDYGGEIPQELEALITLPGVGRKTANVVLGTAYGIPSGVVVDTHVRRITNLLGLTTHSDPEKIETDLMSILPETEWIDFSHRLIHHGRRICIARRPKCTECPLLPVCPRVGLPPLENG; the protein is encoded by the coding sequence CGCGCGCGTGTTGACGAGTCGCAACGCGTCCGAACGATCGTCGACACGCTGGCCAAAACGTATGGCGATGTGACGTGTGCGCTCACACATCGAAACGCTTTTGAGCTGCTGGCGGCGACGATCCTTTCGGCCCAGTGCACCGATGAGCGGGTGAACCAGCAGACGCCGATTCTCTTCAAGGCGTATCCGACGCCGGAGAAGCTGGCGAAGGCGAAGACGGAGGACGTGGAGCAGATCGTGAAGCCGCTGGGGTTCTTCCGGGCGAAGGCGGCGAACCTGATGGGGATGGCGAAGAAACTGGTGGAGGACTACGGGGGGGAGATCCCCCAGGAGCTGGAGGCGCTGATTACGTTGCCGGGGGTGGGGCGGAAGACGGCGAACGTTGTGTTGGGGACGGCGTATGGGATTCCGAGCGGGGTGGTGGTGGATACGCATGTGCGGCGGATCACGAACCTGCTTGGTCTGACGACGCACAGTGACCCGGAGAAGATTGAGACCGATTTGATGTCGATCCTGCCTGAGACGGAGTGGATCGATTTCTCGCATCGGTTGATTCATCACGGCCGGCGGATTTGTATTGCTCGGCGGCCGAAGTGTACGGAGTGTCCGTTGTTGCCGGTGTGTCCGCGGGTTGGTCTGCCGCCGTTAGAAAACGGATGA
- a CDS encoding UbiD family decarboxylase produces the protein MGYRNLQSCVADLERTGQLVRIPVEIDARLEAAEIQRRVYQAGGPAILFERVRGCRFPMVSNLFGTIARTRFLFRDTIERVKHLVRIKLDPAAALQHPWNSARALPLAWAMQPKYVSRGPAMAHETTLDQLPQLVSWPKDGGPFVTLPAVYTEDPDVPGWRKSNLGMYRIQMAGNEYAPNRQVGLHYQIHRTIGVHHAKALRRGEPFRVNVFIGGPPVLPVAAVMPLPEGLSELTFAGALGGHRIPLIRRRDGLPIMAEADFCISGTVDPRTLPEGPFGDHLGYYSLAHPFPVLNVDKVCHRPGAIWPFTVVGRPPQEDTAFGEIIHEITGPAIPQVLPGIQAVHAVDAAGVHPLLLAIGSERYVPYAEERTPQELLTQGNAILGQGQLSLAKYLFIVAREDNPGLGIHDIAAFLKHVLERIDPERDLHFQTRTTIDTLDYSGDGLNQGSKLVIAAAGRPRRSLPTEVPTGCQWPDGFRDPSVCLPGILAVSAPPCTARHDGVLDRFCASFPADHPVTRFPLIVLVDDAPFTARTLNNFLWVTFTRSNPAADISGIGSFTDHKHWGCRGPVVIDARTKPHHAPPLEEDPAVTRRVEELAAAGGPLHGLF, from the coding sequence ATGGGTTACCGCAATCTTCAGTCCTGTGTCGCGGATCTCGAACGGACCGGCCAGCTGGTCCGGATCCCCGTCGAGATCGACGCGCGGCTCGAAGCGGCGGAGATTCAGCGGCGGGTCTATCAGGCGGGGGGGCCGGCGATCCTGTTCGAACGGGTCCGGGGCTGCCGGTTCCCGATGGTCAGCAACCTGTTCGGGACGATCGCCCGGACCCGGTTTCTGTTCCGGGATACGATCGAGCGGGTGAAGCATCTCGTCCGGATCAAGCTCGACCCGGCGGCCGCGCTCCAGCACCCGTGGAACTCCGCTCGGGCCCTGCCGCTGGCGTGGGCCATGCAGCCGAAGTACGTCTCACGCGGGCCCGCTATGGCCCACGAGACGACGCTCGATCAGTTGCCGCAACTCGTCTCGTGGCCGAAGGACGGCGGGCCGTTCGTTACGTTGCCGGCGGTCTACACCGAGGACCCCGACGTCCCCGGATGGCGGAAGTCGAACCTGGGGATGTACCGCATCCAGATGGCGGGGAACGAGTACGCTCCCAATCGACAGGTCGGGCTGCACTATCAGATCCACCGCACGATCGGCGTCCATCATGCCAAGGCGCTCCGCCGCGGTGAGCCGTTCCGGGTGAACGTGTTCATCGGGGGGCCGCCGGTCCTGCCGGTCGCGGCCGTGATGCCGCTCCCCGAGGGACTTTCCGAGCTGACCTTCGCCGGGGCGCTCGGCGGGCATCGGATCCCGCTCATCCGCCGCCGCGATGGACTGCCGATCATGGCCGAGGCGGACTTCTGCATTTCGGGGACGGTCGATCCCCGGACGCTCCCCGAAGGGCCGTTCGGCGACCATCTGGGCTACTACAGCCTGGCCCATCCGTTCCCAGTGCTGAACGTCGACAAGGTCTGCCACCGGCCCGGCGCGATCTGGCCGTTCACGGTCGTCGGCCGTCCACCGCAGGAAGACACCGCCTTCGGTGAGATCATCCATGAGATCACTGGTCCCGCGATCCCGCAGGTCCTGCCCGGGATTCAGGCAGTCCATGCCGTCGACGCCGCTGGGGTCCATCCGCTGCTCCTGGCGATCGGCAGCGAGCGGTATGTCCCGTACGCCGAGGAGCGGACGCCGCAGGAACTCCTGACGCAGGGGAATGCCATCCTCGGCCAGGGGCAGCTCTCACTGGCGAAGTACCTGTTCATTGTGGCGCGGGAGGACAACCCCGGGCTCGGTATCCACGACATCGCCGCTTTCCTGAAGCATGTCCTCGAACGCATCGACCCGGAGCGGGATCTGCATTTCCAAACTCGCACCACGATCGACACGCTTGACTACAGCGGAGACGGGCTGAACCAGGGCTCGAAGCTCGTCATCGCCGCCGCGGGCCGGCCGCGGCGGAGCCTGCCGACCGAGGTCCCGACTGGATGCCAGTGGCCGGACGGCTTCCGCGATCCGTCGGTCTGCCTGCCGGGGATTCTGGCGGTCTCGGCCCCGCCCTGTACCGCGCGGCACGATGGCGTCCTCGATCGGTTCTGCGCGTCGTTCCCGGCTGACCATCCGGTCACGCGGTTCCCGCTGATCGTGCTCGTCGACGACGCGCCGTTCACAGCGCGGACGCTGAACAATTTTCTGTGGGTGACCTTCACCCGTTCGAACCCGGCCGCCGACATCTCCGGCATCGGCAGCTTCACGGATCACAAGCACTGGGGCTGTCGCGGCCCCGTCGTGATCGACGCCCGGACGAAGCCGCATCACGCGCCGCCGCTGGAGGAGGACCCGGCAGTGACCCGCCGCGTGGAGGAACTCGCTGCCGCCGGCGGGCCGCTGCATGGACTGTTCTGA
- a CDS encoding NADH:flavin oxidoreductase/NADH oxidase: protein MSHLFSPFTLRELTFRNRIFVSPMCQYSSEDGMPTDWHFVHLGSRAVGGASLVMVEATAVSPEGRISPDDSGIWSDAHGRAFERIAKFIKEQGSVPSIQLAHAGRKASTDAPWLGGKPLSTANRGWQPLAPSPIAFDQGYPVPREMTRDDIEQVVRDFESATHRSLAAGFEVPEVHSAHGYLLHEFLSPLSNARTDEYGGSLENRMRLTIRVSEAVRRIWPAKWPVFVRISATDWADGGWDLPQSVELSRRLKAIGVDLIDCSSGALVPNVRIPVGAGYQVPFAEAIRKEAGIPTGAVGMITEAHQAEAILADGKADVVLLARSFLSDPYWPAHAARTLGVKLDYWPNQYGRIL, encoded by the coding sequence ATGAGTCATCTTTTTTCGCCGTTCACGCTTCGCGAGCTGACGTTCCGCAACCGCATCTTCGTCTCGCCGATGTGCCAGTACTCCAGCGAGGACGGGATGCCGACCGACTGGCACTTCGTTCACCTGGGGAGCCGCGCCGTCGGTGGTGCCTCCCTGGTCATGGTCGAGGCGACGGCTGTGTCTCCTGAGGGGCGGATCTCTCCGGATGACAGCGGGATCTGGTCCGATGCGCATGGCCGGGCGTTCGAACGGATCGCCAAATTCATCAAGGAGCAGGGCTCCGTTCCGTCGATTCAGCTCGCGCATGCGGGCCGCAAGGCATCGACGGACGCGCCGTGGCTTGGCGGCAAGCCGCTCTCGACGGCCAATCGTGGCTGGCAGCCGCTGGCGCCGAGTCCGATCGCGTTCGACCAGGGTTACCCGGTACCGCGGGAGATGACGCGGGACGACATCGAGCAGGTGGTCCGCGATTTCGAGAGTGCGACGCACCGGTCGCTGGCGGCGGGTTTCGAAGTCCCTGAGGTGCATTCGGCCCACGGCTACCTGCTGCACGAATTCCTCTCGCCCCTCTCGAACGCCCGGACGGACGAGTACGGCGGTTCGCTCGAGAACCGGATGCGGCTCACGATCCGCGTCTCCGAAGCGGTCCGCCGGATCTGGCCGGCGAAGTGGCCGGTCTTTGTCCGGATCTCCGCCACCGACTGGGCGGACGGAGGCTGGGATCTGCCGCAGTCGGTCGAACTGTCCAGGCGGCTCAAGGCGATTGGAGTCGACCTGATCGATTGCTCGAGCGGGGCCCTCGTCCCGAACGTCCGGATCCCGGTCGGCGCGGGATACCAGGTGCCGTTCGCGGAGGCGATCCGGAAGGAAGCGGGGATCCCCACCGGGGCTGTCGGGATGATCACCGAGGCCCATCAGGCTGAGGCGATCCTGGCCGACGGGAAAGCGGACGTCGTCCTGCTGGCCCGGTCGTTCCTGAGCGATCCTTACTGGCCCGCCCACGCCGCCAGGACGCTGGGTGTGAAACTGGACTACTGGCCGAACCAGTACGGGCGGATTTTGTAA
- a CDS encoding mechanosensitive ion channel family protein: MWSLLTIAQQFGGVEGLAQDFARPAAQRTVEQLSQAAQTPALPPIGSSLPMGQAAQVISTVPTGTGLPVGTGLPAGTMPAPGVHDEVQNQLSRQLIEAQRQLNETYGTWTKTIFKFISEQGVAFGIKLCAAVLMFYIGKWIARMFTNFVSHVMERAGADPMLVRFSSNVLYFACLVLVVIGALDVVGVPMGSATAVIAAGGFAIGLALQGSLSNFAAGIMLIVFKPFQVGDEIEAGGTSGAVEEINIFNTILKSGGNVQVIVPNGSITSGVIKNNSAFPNRKIELTIGCSYGDDLRSVKAFLEKLLTEDKRILREPSPSVSVVNLAESGVQFSVCPWVKSTDYGKVRSDLIEKIKLGFDERGYTIPFPSRDLYVHTANVLPMAKAG; encoded by the coding sequence ATGTGGAGTTTGCTGACCATCGCGCAGCAGTTCGGCGGCGTCGAAGGCCTCGCCCAGGATTTCGCGCGGCCCGCCGCGCAGCGGACCGTCGAGCAGCTAAGCCAGGCGGCCCAGACCCCGGCGCTTCCCCCCATCGGCTCCAGCCTGCCCATGGGCCAGGCCGCCCAGGTCATCAGCACTGTGCCCACAGGGACCGGCCTGCCGGTCGGAACCGGCCTCCCCGCCGGAACGATGCCGGCCCCGGGAGTCCACGATGAGGTCCAGAATCAGCTCTCCCGCCAGCTCATCGAAGCCCAGCGGCAGCTGAACGAGACCTACGGGACCTGGACCAAGACGATCTTCAAGTTCATCAGTGAACAGGGGGTCGCGTTCGGGATCAAGCTGTGCGCCGCGGTGCTGATGTTCTACATCGGCAAGTGGATCGCCCGGATGTTCACGAACTTCGTCTCGCACGTCATGGAACGTGCCGGCGCGGACCCGATGCTGGTCCGGTTCTCTTCGAACGTCCTGTACTTCGCCTGCCTCGTCCTCGTCGTCATTGGAGCCCTCGACGTCGTCGGCGTCCCGATGGGCTCGGCAACGGCGGTCATCGCGGCCGGCGGTTTCGCCATCGGCCTCGCGCTCCAGGGCTCGCTCTCGAACTTCGCCGCCGGGATCATGCTCATCGTCTTCAAACCCTTCCAGGTCGGCGACGAGATCGAAGCGGGCGGCACCTCGGGAGCCGTCGAAGAGATCAACATCTTCAACACGATCCTGAAGTCCGGCGGCAACGTGCAGGTGATCGTCCCCAACGGCTCGATCACTTCCGGCGTCATCAAGAACAACTCGGCGTTCCCCAACCGTAAGATCGAGCTCACGATCGGCTGCAGCTACGGCGACGACCTGCGGAGCGTGAAGGCGTTCCTGGAAAAGCTCCTGACCGAGGACAAGCGGATCCTCCGCGAGCCCAGCCCGTCGGTCTCGGTCGTGAACCTCGCCGAAAGCGGCGTCCAGTTCTCGGTCTGCCCATGGGTCAAATCGACGGACTACGGGAAGGTCCGCAGCGACCTGATCGAGAAGATTAAGCTCGGCTTCGATGAGCGGGGCTACACGATCCCGTTCCCGAGCCGCGACCTCTACGTCCACACCGCCAACGTTCTGCCGATGGCCAAGGCCGGGTAG
- a CDS encoding GNAT family N-acetyltransferase, producing MEGILQGPPPTDQVPVGGALAGDWTSANRIEMTAPQTSPYTIRRAVPADAPTLVEFNRALARETERIELDPGRIVPGVAAVLQDEQRGRYFVACLGEEIVGQVMHTWEWSDWRNGHIWWLQSVYIAPEHRGRGIFRQLWDHLCELAAAEPDVVGLRLYVEHGNHAAQATYRRLGMDEAGYVVMERLFCPSPAPLPNGLP from the coding sequence ATGGAGGGCATTCTACAGGGCCCCCCGCCGACGGATCAGGTCCCGGTCGGCGGAGCCCTCGCGGGAGACTGGACCTCGGCGAACCGGATTGAGATGACCGCCCCTCAGACATCCCCGTACACGATCCGGCGGGCCGTACCGGCCGACGCCCCCACGCTCGTCGAGTTCAACCGGGCCCTCGCCCGGGAGACGGAACGGATCGAGCTCGACCCGGGCCGAATCGTCCCGGGGGTCGCGGCGGTCCTGCAGGATGAGCAGCGAGGCCGGTATTTCGTCGCGTGCCTTGGCGAGGAAATCGTCGGCCAGGTGATGCACACCTGGGAGTGGAGCGACTGGCGGAACGGCCACATCTGGTGGCTCCAGAGCGTCTACATCGCCCCGGAGCACCGCGGCCGAGGCATCTTCCGCCAGCTCTGGGACCACCTGTGCGAGCTGGCCGCAGCCGAGCCGGATGTTGTCGGCCTGCGGCTCTATGTCGAACACGGAAACCATGCCGCCCAGGCAACGTACCGCCGCCTGGGGATGGACGAGGCGGGCTACGTCGTGATGGAGCGGCTGTTCTGCCCGTCGCCGGCTCCGCTGCCGAACGGACTCCCATAG
- a CDS encoding acyl-CoA dehydrogenase family protein has product MRPREQASAIGANHDLHSADDVWPAAAWSEYVRRGITGWTVPAAFGGAEASSPEILDGCMELARRDLLPVFVLTQFQAACQRIAGSVQSAPRDRWLARLAGGEVFGTVGISHLTTSRQHTGRPAVLAERVAGGYRLTGEIPWVTGAGRSQVLVIGGGLESGEQFLCAVPSDRDGLRIETPLHLVALTGSETGPISLANTFVADDELLSPVIPRILQQGQPGGAGSLMTSGLAAGHAQGCVDAIEAESRQRPNLAEIVGSFRRELDELQETLLRVADGRGTPDETAETLRTRATTLALQASQALLTASKGAGFVSGHPAERRAREALFFLVWSCPQAVSQRLMRDFSQCDAPL; this is encoded by the coding sequence ATGCGACCACGGGAACAAGCGAGCGCGATCGGCGCGAATCACGATCTCCACTCCGCCGATGACGTCTGGCCGGCGGCGGCCTGGAGCGAGTACGTCCGGCGGGGAATCACGGGCTGGACCGTCCCGGCGGCTTTCGGCGGGGCGGAGGCGAGTTCCCCGGAGATCCTCGACGGCTGCATGGAGCTCGCCCGCCGGGACCTGCTTCCGGTCTTCGTCCTGACGCAGTTTCAGGCGGCGTGCCAGCGGATCGCGGGCTCGGTCCAGTCGGCCCCCCGGGACCGCTGGCTGGCGCGGCTGGCGGGCGGGGAGGTGTTTGGGACGGTCGGGATCTCGCACCTGACGACGTCGCGGCAGCACACGGGACGGCCGGCCGTTCTGGCGGAGCGGGTGGCGGGGGGCTATCGGCTGACGGGCGAGATTCCGTGGGTCACCGGGGCGGGACGGAGTCAGGTGCTGGTGATCGGGGGCGGGCTCGAAAGCGGCGAGCAGTTCCTGTGTGCCGTTCCGAGCGATCGGGACGGGCTCCGGATTGAGACGCCCTTGCATCTCGTGGCCCTGACCGGCTCCGAGACGGGGCCGATTTCGCTTGCGAACACCTTTGTGGCGGACGACGAACTGCTGAGTCCCGTCATCCCGCGGATCCTGCAGCAGGGGCAGCCAGGCGGGGCGGGGTCGCTCATGACCTCGGGGCTGGCGGCGGGGCACGCGCAGGGGTGCGTTGATGCGATCGAGGCGGAGTCGCGGCAGCGCCCGAACCTGGCGGAGATTGTCGGGTCCTTCCGTCGGGAACTCGATGAGCTGCAGGAGACGCTGCTCCGGGTCGCCGACGGTCGCGGAACGCCGGATGAGACGGCGGAGACGCTCCGGACGCGAGCCACGACGTTGGCCCTCCAGGCGTCGCAGGCCCTGTTGACGGCATCGAAAGGGGCGGGTTTCGTCTCCGGTCATCCGGCCGAGCGGCGGGCGCGGGAGGCGCTGTTCTTCCTGGTCTGGTCCTGTCCGCAGGCGGTGTCGCAGCGGCTGATGCGGGATTTCAGCCAGTGCGACGCTCCCCTGTAA
- a CDS encoding DUF6985 domain-containing protein — protein MNEFTYDAEEETWVGYRQFAYLHWSDELDDEEGDEGAEGAAHDHDHSHDHSHDGEACGHDHSHDHSHDHSHDHSHDHGGEPCGHDHDHSHDHDCEHDHDHDHDHDFGGEEEVSEEELLAYGIFRIDIQASEEDGPQPDQTRALERFLAKEEAHSDAVLETVRRYYTDKIQPTIEHSPTIESVEELADLIQFQGMVVRNRAADGEAALGLVFATAWDEEHHLGLVLHQDRILDIGPWQTAFVGPREEPEKWVVDTYGAQVTERIARLQDLD, from the coding sequence ATGAACGAATTTACGTACGACGCCGAGGAGGAGACGTGGGTCGGCTACCGGCAGTTCGCCTACCTTCACTGGAGCGATGAGCTCGACGACGAAGAGGGAGACGAGGGGGCTGAAGGGGCCGCGCACGACCACGATCATTCGCATGACCACAGCCACGACGGCGAGGCGTGCGGTCATGACCATTCGCACGATCACTCCCATGATCATTCCCACGACCACAGCCATGACCATGGCGGTGAGCCGTGCGGTCACGACCATGATCACAGTCATGACCACGACTGCGAACATGATCACGACCACGACCACGACCATGACTTTGGGGGCGAGGAAGAGGTGAGCGAGGAGGAGCTCCTCGCTTACGGGATCTTCCGGATCGACATTCAGGCGAGCGAGGAAGACGGGCCGCAGCCGGACCAGACGCGGGCCCTGGAGCGCTTCCTGGCGAAGGAAGAGGCTCACAGCGACGCCGTTCTCGAAACCGTCCGCCGTTACTACACGGACAAGATTCAGCCGACGATTGAACACTCGCCGACGATCGAGTCGGTTGAAGAGCTGGCTGATCTGATCCAGTTCCAGGGGATGGTGGTCCGGAACCGTGCTGCCGACGGCGAGGCAGCGCTGGGACTCGTCTTCGCGACGGCTTGGGACGAGGAGCATCACCTCGGTCTGGTCCTGCATCAGGACCGGATCCTCGACATTGGCCCGTGGCAGACGGCGTTTGTCGGTCCGCGGGAAGAGCCGGAGAAGTGGGTCGTTGATACCTACGGGGCGCAGGTTACGGAGCGGATTGCTCGGCTGCAGGACCTCGACTAG
- a CDS encoding rhomboid family intramembrane serine protease has product MIPIQDSIQARTTPYVNYAFIAITSVVFLFQLKEPPHKADMVGTYGMIPARVRNPQVEIEIPVHTEVNRRTGEIKVIKEPLPPPAFPPIFTMLTCIFLHGGWMHFLGNTWFLMIFGDNVEDRLGHIGYIFFYLASGIAASAVHYYSQPGSMIPTIGASGAIAGVMGAYFYWFRHSNVRTLIPLGFFTQIVVLPAQIFLGIWFVMQLLPGIGSIGGEESGGVAWWAHIGGFAVGVIVAALVGRQQVESYRAAERPVPVWRPRY; this is encoded by the coding sequence ATGATCCCGATTCAGGACAGCATCCAGGCACGCACCACGCCCTACGTGAACTACGCGTTCATCGCGATCACCAGCGTCGTCTTCCTGTTCCAGCTCAAAGAACCGCCCCACAAGGCGGACATGGTCGGGACCTACGGAATGATTCCCGCCCGCGTCCGGAACCCCCAGGTCGAAATCGAGATCCCCGTCCACACGGAGGTCAACCGCCGAACGGGAGAGATCAAAGTCATCAAGGAGCCCCTCCCCCCGCCCGCCTTTCCGCCGATCTTCACCATGCTCACCTGCATCTTCCTGCACGGCGGCTGGATGCACTTCCTGGGGAACACGTGGTTCCTGATGATCTTCGGCGACAACGTCGAAGACCGCCTCGGACACATCGGCTACATCTTCTTCTACTTAGCGAGCGGAATCGCCGCGAGCGCCGTGCACTACTACTCGCAGCCCGGCAGCATGATCCCGACGATCGGCGCCAGCGGAGCGATCGCGGGCGTGATGGGGGCTTACTTCTACTGGTTCCGGCACTCGAACGTTCGGACGCTGATTCCGCTCGGTTTCTTCACGCAGATCGTCGTTCTGCCCGCCCAGATCTTTCTGGGTATCTGGTTCGTGATGCAGCTCCTGCCCGGGATCGGATCGATCGGAGGGGAGGAATCCGGCGGAGTCGCGTGGTGGGCGCACATCGGCGGCTTCGCGGTCGGGGTCATCGTGGCCGCGCTGGTCGGACGACAGCAGGTCGAGTCGTATCGAGCGGCGGAGCGCCCGGTGCCGGTCTGGCGGCCGCGGTATTGA
- a CDS encoding TadE/TadG family type IV pilus assembly protein has protein sequence MPTDVKPPQGRFGVALVEIALVLPLVLAIVGGIVEFGRAISLQQTVEDAARFGARLAARPDADESATRTAISSYLVENAGVESGRAELTITVEPAAGHPAADTLKASRPKDLVRVTIRLPYSEAGWWAGQFVQGVTLTASHECRRESPAESPL, from the coding sequence ATGCCAACGGACGTGAAGCCCCCGCAGGGACGCTTTGGGGTCGCTCTGGTCGAAATCGCCCTCGTGCTCCCCCTCGTTCTCGCCATCGTGGGGGGCATCGTTGAGTTCGGCCGGGCCATCAGCCTCCAGCAGACCGTCGAAGACGCCGCCCGCTTCGGGGCCCGTCTCGCCGCCCGTCCCGACGCGGACGAGTCCGCAACCCGGACCGCGATCTCCAGCTACCTCGTCGAGAACGCGGGCGTCGAATCCGGCCGCGCGGAGCTGACGATCACGGTCGAACCCGCCGCCGGACATCCCGCCGCGGACACGCTGAAAGCCAGCCGGCCGAAAGACCTCGTCCGGGTCACGATCCGCCTCCCCTACAGCGAAGCTGGCTGGTGGGCCGGCCAGTTCGTCCAGGGGGTCACGCTGACCGCCAGCCACGAGTGCCGCCGCGAAAGCCCGGCGGAGAGCCCGCTCTGA
- a CDS encoding histidine triad nucleotide-binding protein produces the protein MSSGKTIFKRIIDKEIPAKIIYEDDQALAFHDVNPQAPVHVLVIPRKEIRSLAELDPADAPLIGHLFTIVRKLAEELGLKNGFRTVINSGADGGQSVDHLHIHILGQRPLSWPPG, from the coding sequence ATGAGCTCCGGAAAGACCATCTTCAAGCGGATCATCGACAAGGAGATCCCGGCCAAGATTATCTACGAGGACGATCAGGCCCTCGCCTTCCACGACGTCAACCCGCAGGCCCCGGTGCACGTCCTGGTGATCCCCCGTAAGGAGATCCGGTCCCTGGCGGAACTCGATCCTGCCGATGCCCCGCTGATCGGCCACCTGTTCACCATCGTCCGGAAGCTCGCAGAGGAACTGGGGCTGAAGAACGGGTTCCGGACGGTCATCAACAGCGGAGCGGACGGCGGGCAGTCGGTTGACCATCTGCACATTCACATTCTCGGTCAGCGTCCGCTGAGCTGGCCGCCCGGGTAG
- a CDS encoding 4a-hydroxytetrahydrobiopterin dehydratase: protein MAEKKNDIVLTADQIEAALKELPGWEVRDGWLRRKYVTPGWPHTLMLTNAIGYVAEAAWHHPDLELGYAQVVVKIQTHRVHSITDSDVALAKQIEVVAMWKPESGSPLEGFPKNWVR from the coding sequence ATGGCTGAGAAGAAGAACGACATCGTACTGACGGCGGACCAGATCGAGGCCGCGCTCAAGGAGTTGCCGGGGTGGGAGGTCCGGGACGGCTGGCTGCGGCGGAAGTACGTCACCCCCGGCTGGCCGCACACCTTGATGCTGACGAACGCGATCGGGTACGTGGCCGAAGCGGCCTGGCACCATCCCGACCTGGAGCTGGGCTACGCGCAGGTCGTGGTGAAGATCCAGACGCACCGCGTCCACTCGATCACCGACAGCGACGTGGCTCTCGCCAAGCAGATTGAGGTGGTTGCGATGTGGAAGCCCGAGAGCGGTTCGCCGCTGGAAGGGTTCCCGAAGAACTGGGTCCGGTGA
- a CDS encoding diacylglycerol/lipid kinase family protein, translating to MSGSGKQARELLTLIRHLRRHGLRPRLYSDRAELDAAIRPPDRRAALKAIVSAGGDGTLLDLLNRHPDLPIAVFPLGTENLVAKYLKLPRCGRTIADMIAAGRVETFDTATLNARQFLIMASLGFDAAVLHRTHAARSGHISHLAYAIPLLRELAGYAPPALRVTVDDGPEVEGHFVIVGNLPRYALDLPIVPRANGHDGVLDIRIFRGSTRADLVRQLATILFDPAGTSEHVIEARGQRVRISSDRPVAVQTDGDPAGTTPCDIEIQPAAVRLVVPESYRIALPS from the coding sequence ATGTCCGGCTCCGGCAAGCAGGCGCGGGAGCTCCTCACGCTGATCCGCCACCTGCGCCGGCACGGACTGCGTCCGCGGCTCTACTCCGACCGGGCGGAGCTCGACGCCGCCATCCGCCCCCCCGACCGCCGCGCGGCCCTCAAGGCGATCGTCTCCGCCGGAGGAGACGGCACCCTCCTCGACCTCCTCAACCGTCACCCCGACCTCCCGATCGCGGTCTTTCCGCTGGGGACCGAGAACCTCGTCGCCAAGTACCTCAAGCTGCCGCGGTGCGGACGGACGATCGCCGACATGATCGCCGCCGGCCGGGTCGAAACCTTCGACACCGCCACGCTGAACGCGCGGCAGTTCCTCATCATGGCGAGCCTGGGGTTCGATGCCGCTGTCCTGCACCGCACCCACGCCGCCCGGTCGGGACATATCTCGCACCTGGCTTACGCGATCCCGCTCCTCCGCGAACTGGCCGGCTACGCCCCACCCGCTCTCCGGGTCACGGTCGACGACGGGCCCGAAGTCGAAGGGCACTTCGTCATCGTCGGAAATCTCCCCCGCTATGCGCTCGACCTGCCGATCGTCCCGCGGGCGAACGGACACGACGGCGTGCTCGACATCCGGATCTTCCGCGGCAGCACCCGGGCCGATCTCGTGCGGCAACTGGCGACCATCCTGTTCGATCCCGCGGGAACGTCCGAACACGTGATCGAAGCCCGCGGACAGCGCGTCCGGATCTCCTCCGATCGTCCGGTTGCAGTCCAGACCGACGGCGACCCGGCGGGAACGACGCCGTGCGACATCGAGATCCAGCCAGCGGCCGTCCGTCTCGTCGTTCCGGAGTCCTATCGCATCGCCCTCCCGTCTTAA
- a CDS encoding acetolactate synthase codes for MPQDFGSNAPLPPETAEGRDWPCLRQFCVFLENRVGCLRDLMKLLERDDLRVAALSIVDSVDFAVARIIVDNTDLAREIFNLNGFTVMENDIVGVELPVDNQPYLQVLTALLRGEINIDYTYPLLYERQGRRAIVIKVENVDTAIGLLRAQELRVLTEADLRNPFQ; via the coding sequence ATGCCGCAGGACTTCGGTAGCAACGCTCCCCTCCCCCCAGAGACCGCCGAAGGACGAGACTGGCCCTGCCTGCGGCAGTTCTGCGTCTTCCTCGAAAACCGCGTCGGCTGCCTCCGCGACCTGATGAAACTCCTCGAACGTGACGACCTCCGCGTCGCCGCCCTCAGCATCGTCGACTCCGTCGACTTCGCCGTCGCCCGCATCATCGTCGACAACACCGACCTCGCCCGCGAAATCTTCAACCTCAACGGCTTCACGGTCATGGAGAACGACATCGTCGGCGTCGAACTCCCCGTCGACAACCAACCCTACCTCCAGGTCCTCACCGCCCTGCTGCGCGGGGAAATCAACATCGACTACACCTACCCCCTCCTCTACGAACGACAGGGACGGCGGGCCATCGTCATCAAGGTCGAAAACGTCGACACGGCCATCGGACTCCTGCGGGCTCAGGAACTCCGAGTCCTGACCGAGGCGGACCTGCGGAACCCCTTCCAGTAG